A section of the Rhizobium sp. BG4 genome encodes:
- the holA gene encoding DNA polymerase III subunit delta, with the protein MAEIKSHEFEGFLQRSAAAYSLFVIYGPDRGLVSERASQIAAKSGVALDDPFSLIKLDIGDLQKDPGRLMDEAGSIGLFGGEKLIWIRGAANEKYLVDALQLLAAKPPEGTSVIVEAGDLKKGSLLRKVVEGARTVAVIPCYADDARALNALIDNELAAEGLRITPAARQTLVELIGGDRIASRNEVRKLALYCRGMDTIEEHHVDEIIGDASAISVDDAVDAILSGNTTTFLHAMQKITASKTAIFLVIQACLKQFQLLDTMRAEMDEKRLQAGQVMQTLGRHLHFRRKPIIEQALRIWSAEAIARETNRLHAAILQTRKRQSLEDSIALQTLLSTTLQSGRKG; encoded by the coding sequence GTGGCGGAAATCAAGTCGCATGAGTTCGAAGGCTTCCTTCAGCGCTCCGCCGCCGCCTACAGCCTCTTTGTGATATATGGTCCCGACCGGGGCCTGGTTTCCGAGCGCGCCTCACAGATCGCCGCCAAAAGCGGCGTCGCGCTCGACGATCCCTTTTCGCTGATCAAGCTCGATATCGGCGACCTCCAGAAAGATCCTGGCCGGCTGATGGACGAGGCAGGTTCGATCGGCCTGTTTGGCGGCGAGAAACTGATCTGGATCAGAGGCGCCGCCAACGAGAAATATCTGGTCGATGCCCTGCAATTGCTCGCTGCCAAGCCCCCAGAGGGAACATCGGTTATCGTTGAAGCCGGCGACCTCAAGAAGGGTTCGCTTCTGCGCAAGGTGGTGGAAGGCGCCCGTACGGTCGCGGTTATCCCATGCTATGCTGACGACGCGCGCGCCCTGAACGCGCTGATTGACAACGAACTGGCTGCGGAAGGATTGCGCATCACCCCCGCAGCACGCCAGACACTGGTGGAATTGATCGGCGGTGACCGTATCGCCTCACGCAACGAGGTGCGCAAGCTCGCCCTTTATTGCCGCGGAATGGATACGATAGAAGAGCACCACGTCGATGAGATCATCGGCGACGCTAGCGCCATCTCGGTCGATGATGCCGTTGACGCGATCCTGAGCGGCAACACGACGACATTTCTGCATGCCATGCAGAAGATCACCGCATCGAAAACGGCAATCTTCCTCGTCATCCAGGCATGTCTGAAGCAGTTCCAGCTTCTGGATACGATGCGGGCCGAAATGGATGAGAAGCGGCTGCAGGCCGGGCAAGTAATGCAGACCCTCGGCCGCCACCTGCATTTCAGGCGCAAGCCGATCATCGAGCAGGCATTGAGAATCTGGTCAGCGGAAGCAATCGCCCGCGAAACAAACCGCCTGCACGCAGCGATCCTGCAGACGCGCAAGCGTCAGAGCCTGGAAGACAGCATCGCCCTCCAGACCCTGCTATCGACAACGCTGCAATCCGGCCGCAAGGGCTGA
- the lptE gene encoding LPS assembly lipoprotein LptE, whose translation MSSDFASKLGRRAALGIIIASAALLSSCQVRPLYSESSGVTAKLSSVGFSEATSRVEQEVRNRLIFIAGRGAGEAENPEYEAEIHVRSSVTDTLLVQSSDTARAGRVTVSVDYTLRSTKDSQVIKAGNRYATALLDYPGQEFAKQRAVRDAENRAAREAAEFVGLDIAAALGR comes from the coding sequence TTGTCGTCTGATTTCGCTTCGAAGCTCGGCCGCCGCGCCGCTCTCGGCATCATCATCGCTTCCGCGGCACTGCTGAGCTCCTGCCAGGTCCGTCCGCTCTACTCGGAATCCTCCGGGGTCACCGCGAAGCTCTCGTCGGTCGGCTTCTCCGAGGCGACCTCGCGCGTCGAGCAGGAAGTCCGCAACCGGCTGATCTTCATCGCCGGCCGCGGAGCCGGCGAGGCGGAAAACCCGGAATATGAAGCCGAAATCCACGTCCGCTCGAGCGTTACCGACACACTGCTCGTGCAGTCATCGGACACTGCCCGCGCCGGCCGCGTCACGGTCAGCGTCGACTATACGCTGCGCTCGACCAAGGACAGCCAGGTCATCAAGGCGGGAAATCGCTATGCGACTGCCCTGCTGGATTATCCCGGCCAGGAATTCGCTAAGCAGCGTGCTGTTCGCGACGCGGAAAACCGCGCCGCACGCGAAGCTGCAGAATTCGTAGGCCTCGATATCGCCGCCGCCCTCGGCCGCTGA
- the leuS gene encoding leucine--tRNA ligase yields MATERYNPRDAEPRWQQKWNEAKVFETDNADPREKYYVLEMFPYPSGRIHMGHVRNYAMGDVVARYKRARGYNVLHPMGWDAFGMPAENAAMERGVHPASWTYQNIGSMKSQLKAMGLSLDWSREFATCDVEYYQHQQHLFLDFLEKGLVYRKQSKVNWDPVDNTVLANEQVIDGRGWRSGALVEQRELTQWFFKITDFSQDLLDALDTLDQWPEKVRLMQKNWIGRSEGLTIRWEIVAETAPAGETEVTVYTTRPDTLFGASFLAIAADHPLAKEAAAKNAAIDAFCEECRRAGTSLAALETAEKKGIDTGIRVKHPLDPSWELPVYVANFVLMDYGTGAIFGCPSGDQRDLDFARKYDLPVVPVVMPKDGDAASFAVGDTAYDGDGVMINSRFLDGKTTTEAFEIVADKLSSTEIGGAAQGERKVNFRLRDWGISRQRYWGCPIPVIHCDDCGVVPVPKKDLPVQLPSDVTFDQPGNPLDRHPTWRHVACPHCGKDARRETDTMDTFVDSSWYFTRFTAPWEKQPTDPKAANRWLPVDQYIGGIEHAILHLLYSRFFTRAMRETGHVDVKEPFKGLFTQGMVVHETYRRGTGSHGDWVAPADIRIEEVDGKRRAFLLDGGDEVSIGSIEKMSKSKKNVVDPDDIIASYGADTARFFVLSDSPPERDVIWSEAGVEGAHRFTQRLYRLISEASEALAAVPANPAKDGEALAISQAAHKTLKAVQNDYDKLWFNKAVARIYELVNALASPLTKVAAGEGDAAYRSAVREASQILVQLVAPMTPHLAEECWAALGNTGLLAQAAWPAYDEALTTENDVVMPVQINGKKRAELTISRDADQNAVTEAVLALEAVTAALNGQAPKKIIVVPQRIVNIVV; encoded by the coding sequence ATGGCTACCGAACGTTATAATCCGCGCGACGCCGAGCCCCGCTGGCAGCAGAAATGGAACGAGGCAAAGGTCTTCGAGACCGACAATGCCGATCCGCGCGAGAAATACTACGTCCTTGAAATGTTCCCGTATCCGTCGGGCCGCATTCACATGGGCCATGTCCGCAACTATGCGATGGGCGACGTCGTCGCCCGCTACAAGCGCGCCCGCGGCTACAACGTTCTCCACCCGATGGGCTGGGACGCATTCGGCATGCCGGCGGAAAACGCAGCGATGGAACGTGGTGTTCACCCGGCCTCCTGGACCTATCAGAATATCGGCTCGATGAAGTCCCAGCTCAAGGCCATGGGTCTGTCGCTCGACTGGAGCCGCGAGTTCGCGACCTGCGACGTCGAATATTATCAGCACCAGCAGCACCTGTTCCTGGATTTCCTGGAGAAGGGCCTGGTCTATCGCAAGCAGTCGAAGGTCAACTGGGACCCGGTCGACAATACCGTTCTGGCCAATGAACAGGTCATCGACGGCCGCGGCTGGCGCTCGGGCGCTCTGGTCGAGCAGCGCGAACTGACGCAGTGGTTCTTCAAGATCACCGATTTCAGCCAGGATCTGCTCGATGCGCTGGATACGCTCGACCAGTGGCCGGAAAAGGTCCGCCTGATGCAGAAGAACTGGATCGGCCGGTCGGAAGGCCTGACGATCCGTTGGGAAATCGTTGCTGAGACTGCGCCCGCCGGCGAGACCGAGGTGACCGTCTACACGACGCGTCCCGACACGCTGTTCGGCGCATCCTTCCTGGCGATCGCCGCCGACCATCCGCTGGCCAAGGAAGCCGCCGCCAAGAACGCCGCGATCGACGCCTTCTGTGAAGAATGCCGCCGCGCCGGCACCTCGCTGGCAGCCCTCGAAACGGCCGAGAAAAAGGGCATCGATACCGGCATCCGGGTCAAGCATCCGCTCGATCCGTCCTGGGAGCTGCCTGTCTACGTCGCGAATTTCGTGCTGATGGACTACGGCACGGGCGCCATCTTCGGCTGCCCATCCGGCGACCAGCGCGACCTCGATTTCGCCCGCAAGTACGATCTTCCTGTCGTGCCCGTCGTCATGCCGAAGGATGGCGACGCAGCAAGCTTCGCTGTCGGCGATACCGCCTATGACGGCGATGGCGTCATGATCAACTCGCGTTTCCTCGACGGCAAGACGACGACCGAGGCATTCGAGATCGTTGCCGACAAGCTGTCTTCGACCGAGATCGGCGGCGCGGCCCAGGGCGAGCGCAAGGTGAACTTCCGCCTGCGCGACTGGGGCATTTCGCGCCAGCGTTACTGGGGCTGCCCCATCCCGGTCATCCATTGCGATGATTGCGGCGTCGTGCCGGTTCCGAAGAAGGACCTGCCGGTTCAGCTGCCATCCGACGTCACCTTCGACCAGCCGGGCAATCCGCTCGACCGTCATCCGACCTGGCGCCACGTTGCCTGCCCGCACTGCGGCAAGGACGCGCGCCGCGAGACGGACACGATGGACACCTTCGTCGATTCGAGCTGGTATTTCACCCGCTTCACCGCCCCGTGGGAAAAGCAGCCGACCGATCCGAAGGCCGCCAATCGCTGGCTCCCCGTCGATCAGTATATCGGCGGCATCGAGCACGCGATCCTGCACCTGCTCTACTCGCGCTTCTTCACCCGCGCCATGCGCGAGACCGGTCATGTCGACGTGAAGGAACCCTTCAAGGGCCTTTTCACCCAGGGCATGGTGGTGCACGAAACCTACCGCCGCGGCACCGGTTCGCACGGCGATTGGGTCGCACCTGCCGATATCCGGATCGAGGAAGTCGACGGCAAGCGCCGTGCCTTCCTGCTGGACGGTGGCGATGAAGTATCGATCGGCTCAATCGAAAAGATGTCGAAGTCGAAGAAGAACGTCGTCGATCCCGACGATATCATCGCATCCTACGGCGCCGACACGGCTCGCTTCTTCGTGCTTTCGGATTCTCCGCCGGAGCGCGACGTCATCTGGTCCGAAGCAGGCGTCGAAGGCGCCCACCGCTTCACCCAGCGTCTGTACCGCCTGATTTCCGAAGCATCGGAAGCGCTGGCAGCGGTGCCTGCGAATCCGGCTAAGGATGGCGAGGCGTTGGCAATCTCCCAAGCCGCTCACAAGACGCTGAAGGCCGTCCAGAACGATTATGACAAGCTCTGGTTCAATAAGGCCGTGGCGCGCATCTATGAGCTCGTCAATGCGCTCGCGTCGCCGCTGACAAAGGTTGCGGCCGGCGAAGGCGACGCGGCCTACCGTTCTGCCGTTCGCGAAGCATCGCAGATCCTCGTCCAGCTAGTGGCCCCGATGACCCCGCACCTGGCTGAAGAATGCTGGGCAGCACTCGGCAATACCGGCCTGCTGGCGCAAGCTGCATGGCCGGCCTATGACGAGGCGCTGACAACCGAGAATGATGTCGTTATGCCGGTCCAGATCAACGGCAAGAAGCGCGCTGAATTGACAATTTCTCGCGACGCGGATCAGAATGCCGTGACCGAAGCAGTGCTAGCCCTGGAGGCGGTCACCGCCGCCCTGAACGGCCAGGCGCCGAAGAAGATTATCGTGGTTCCGCAAAGGATTGTGAACATTGTCGTCTGA
- a CDS encoding YggS family pyridoxal phosphate-dependent enzyme → MELQERLNEVRSRIAEAEAGIKRPAGSVQLVAVSKTFDADAIRPAIAVGQRVFGENRVQESQGKWPELKSETAGIELHLIGPLQSNKAEDAVALFDVIETVDREKIARALADEMKRQGKSVRLYVQVNTGLEPQKAGIAPDDTAAFVDLCRNELGLAIEGLMCIPPAEENPGPHFALLAKLAKACGLTKLSMGMSGDYETAIAFGATSVRVGSAIFGAR, encoded by the coding sequence ATGGAACTTCAAGAGCGGCTGAACGAGGTGCGTTCGCGCATTGCCGAAGCAGAGGCCGGGATCAAGCGTCCGGCGGGCTCGGTGCAGCTTGTCGCGGTGTCCAAGACCTTCGATGCCGATGCCATCCGCCCGGCGATTGCCGTCGGTCAGCGGGTCTTCGGCGAGAATCGCGTGCAGGAAAGCCAGGGCAAATGGCCCGAGCTGAAAAGCGAGACGGCGGGCATTGAGCTGCATCTTATTGGTCCCCTGCAGTCGAACAAGGCGGAAGATGCGGTCGCTCTCTTCGATGTTATCGAGACCGTCGACCGGGAGAAGATTGCCCGGGCGCTTGCAGATGAGATGAAGCGGCAGGGCAAATCCGTTCGCCTCTATGTTCAGGTCAATACAGGACTGGAGCCGCAGAAGGCGGGTATTGCGCCAGACGATACCGCCGCTTTCGTCGATCTCTGCCGCAACGAGCTTGGGCTGGCGATCGAAGGGCTGATGTGCATTCCGCCGGCGGAGGAGAATCCTGGGCCGCATTTTGCCTTGCTTGCCAAGCTTGCAAAGGCTTGCGGGCTGACGAAACTGTCGATGGGCATGTCGGGAGATTATGAAACGGCCATTGCTTTCGGCGCCACAAGCGTGCGCGTCGGTTCGGCAATCTTCGGCGCGCGCTAA
- a CDS encoding propionyl-CoA synthetase, which translates to MRSHYHSVYDGWKADPEGFWKKAAEAIDWFREPEQIFSAGDGVYGRWFKGGETNTCFNCLDRHVAAGRGGESAIIFDSAMNGAKRRFTYGEVLDEVKAIAAALSALGIGKGDRVILYMPMVPEAIFSMLACARLGAVHSVVFGGFAASELASRIDDSGAKLVITASCGLEPGRVVAYKPLVDQAIATAKIKPAHCLVLQRQELAADLTEGRDLDFAETVDRYRGADIGCTPVLATDPLYILYTSGTTGQPKGVVRDNGGHMVALHWSMANIYGLKPGEVFWTASDIGWVVGHSYIVYAPLLAGVTTLIYEGKPVGTPDAGAFWRVVSDYDVRVLFTAPTAFRAIRREDPDGELAARYKKAKFRGLFLAGERADPETLKWAEQTLGVPVIDHWWQTETGWPIAANPIGLGELPVKHGSPSVPMPGYDIQVLDDAGHPVAAGTLGNIVAKLPLPPGCLPTLWNADARFRSAYLEEFPGYYKTADAGYIDEDGYLFIMSRTDDIINCAGHRLSTGAMEEICARHPDVAECAVVGIADSLKGQVPCGLLVLKKGVRRESPEIESEVVKMIREEIGPVAAFKTAITVERLPKTRSGKILRGTIQKIADGLPWKMPATIDDPVTLEEVAEALRHRGFGSRPI; encoded by the coding sequence ATGCGGAGCCACTATCACAGCGTCTATGACGGCTGGAAAGCCGACCCCGAGGGTTTCTGGAAGAAAGCCGCGGAGGCGATCGACTGGTTCAGGGAGCCGGAGCAGATATTTTCCGCCGGTGACGGCGTCTATGGCCGCTGGTTCAAGGGCGGCGAGACCAATACATGCTTCAATTGCCTCGATCGCCATGTTGCCGCCGGACGGGGTGGCGAGAGCGCTATCATCTTCGACAGCGCCATGAATGGCGCCAAGCGGCGCTTCACCTATGGAGAGGTGCTCGATGAGGTGAAGGCGATTGCGGCGGCGCTGAGCGCACTCGGCATCGGCAAAGGCGACCGGGTGATCCTCTATATGCCGATGGTGCCGGAGGCGATCTTCTCGATGCTGGCCTGCGCCCGGCTTGGGGCCGTGCATTCCGTCGTCTTCGGCGGCTTTGCCGCCAGCGAGCTCGCATCGCGTATCGATGATTCGGGTGCCAAGCTGGTCATCACGGCGAGCTGCGGTCTGGAGCCCGGCCGTGTCGTTGCCTATAAGCCGCTTGTCGATCAGGCCATTGCGACTGCAAAGATCAAACCTGCCCATTGCCTCGTGCTGCAGCGGCAGGAGCTTGCAGCCGATCTGACAGAGGGGCGCGACCTTGATTTCGCCGAGACGGTGGATCGCTATCGCGGTGCGGATATCGGCTGTACGCCAGTGCTTGCGACCGATCCGCTCTACATCCTCTACACATCGGGAACGACCGGCCAGCCGAAAGGCGTGGTGCGCGACAATGGTGGCCATATGGTTGCGTTGCATTGGTCGATGGCGAATATCTATGGGCTGAAGCCCGGCGAGGTCTTCTGGACGGCATCCGATATCGGCTGGGTGGTCGGCCATTCCTATATCGTCTATGCGCCGCTGCTGGCTGGGGTCACGACGTTGATCTATGAGGGCAAGCCGGTGGGCACGCCGGATGCCGGGGCATTCTGGCGGGTCGTGTCGGACTACGATGTGCGGGTGCTTTTCACGGCGCCGACGGCATTCCGGGCCATCCGCCGAGAGGATCCCGATGGCGAGCTTGCGGCGCGCTACAAGAAAGCAAAGTTTCGGGGCTTGTTTCTGGCCGGTGAGCGCGCCGATCCGGAAACACTGAAATGGGCGGAGCAGACGCTTGGCGTGCCCGTCATCGATCACTGGTGGCAGACAGAGACCGGCTGGCCGATCGCTGCCAATCCGATCGGGCTCGGCGAGTTGCCGGTCAAGCACGGATCGCCCTCCGTGCCGATGCCCGGATACGATATCCAGGTGCTCGACGATGCCGGTCATCCGGTTGCCGCGGGCACGCTCGGCAATATCGTTGCCAAGCTGCCGCTGCCGCCCGGATGCCTGCCGACGCTGTGGAATGCCGATGCCCGGTTTCGTTCGGCCTATCTCGAGGAGTTTCCGGGTTACTATAAGACGGCCGACGCCGGCTATATCGATGAGGATGGCTATCTCTTCATCATGTCGCGCACCGACGACATCATCAATTGTGCCGGGCACCGTCTTTCGACGGGTGCGATGGAAGAAATCTGCGCCAGGCACCCGGATGTTGCCGAATGCGCCGTGGTTGGAATCGCTGATTCGCTGAAGGGTCAGGTTCCCTGCGGATTGCTCGTGCTGAAGAAGGGCGTAAGGCGCGAATCACCGGAGATCGAATCAGAAGTCGTTAAAATGATTCGTGAAGAAATTGGGCCGGTTGCCGCCTTCAAAACTGCCATCACCGTCGAAAGGTTACCAAAAACGCGCTCCGGCAAGATTCTGAGGGGCACGATTCAGAAGATTGCGGATGGTCTTCCCTGGAAAATGCCTGCGACAATTGATGACCCGGTAACACTTGAAGAAGTCGCAGAAGCCTTGCGCCACAGGGGTTTTGGCTCTCGACCCATATAG
- a CDS encoding flagellin yields MSSILTNTAAMSALQTLRSVNQSLQTTQAHVSSGLRVAKAADNAAYWSIATTMKSDNKALSAVSDALGLGAAKVDTAYSAMDNAIDVVTEIKAKIVAATEKGVDKSKIQEEITQLQAQLKSISESASFSGENWVAGNGTKSVVSTFVRDGSNGISVKMTDYILDSGSTGNVLFGTTTGGVIDTSTGILGTSNGSVGSVYSMNISNLSSDDIASALNNVENALKAMTSAGSQLGSISTRIQLQENFVSTLSDSIDSGVGRLVDADMEEESSKLTALQTQQQLAIQSLSIANSASQNILSLFRS; encoded by the coding sequence ATGTCAAGCATCCTGACTAACACGGCTGCGATGTCAGCTCTTCAGACCCTGCGCAGCGTCAACCAGAGCCTGCAGACGACGCAGGCACACGTTTCTTCCGGCCTCCGCGTTGCCAAGGCCGCCGACAATGCCGCCTACTGGTCGATCGCGACGACGATGAAATCCGACAACAAGGCGCTGTCGGCCGTCTCCGACGCGCTGGGTCTCGGCGCCGCCAAGGTCGATACCGCCTATTCGGCCATGGACAACGCCATCGACGTCGTTACCGAAATCAAGGCGAAGATCGTTGCCGCAACTGAAAAGGGCGTCGACAAGTCGAAGATCCAGGAAGAAATCACCCAGCTGCAGGCGCAGCTGAAAAGCATTTCGGAATCGGCCTCCTTCTCCGGTGAAAACTGGGTTGCGGGCAACGGCACGAAGAGCGTCGTCTCGACCTTCGTTCGCGATGGCTCGAACGGCATCTCGGTCAAGATGACCGACTACATTCTCGACAGCGGCTCGACGGGCAACGTCCTGTTCGGCACGACGACCGGCGGTGTTATCGACACCTCGACGGGCATTCTCGGCACGTCCAACGGCTCGGTCGGTTCGGTCTACTCGATGAACATCAGCAACCTGTCGTCCGACGATATCGCCTCGGCGTTGAACAATGTCGAGAACGCACTGAAGGCGATGACGAGCGCCGGTTCGCAGCTCGGCTCGATCTCGACGCGCATTCAGCTGCAGGAGAATTTCGTCTCTACACTCAGCGACTCGATCGACTCCGGTGTCGGGCGATTGGTGGACGCGGATATGGAAGAGGAATCGTCGAAACTGACGGCACTGCAGACGCAGCAGCAGCTTGCGATCCAGTCGCTGTCGATCGCCAACTCCGCTTCGCAGAACATCCTGTCGCTGTTCCGCAGCTAA
- a CDS encoding DUF1013 domain-containing protein — translation MAQQLLMPKATAIWLVDNTALSFDQIAQFCKLHPLEVKAIADGEAAQGIKGLDPIATGQLSRDEIARAEGNPNHKLKLSEPKVRVPESKRRGPRYTPVSKRQDRPNAILWLVRNHPELKDAQISRLVGTTKSTIEQIRERTHWNSANLTPMDPVTLGLCSQIDLDMEVEKAAKGRPLPTAAELGATLESAQETERLTPSYEREEEREIDADAVFAKLKSLKSSSKDEDEDDQF, via the coding sequence ATGGCTCAACAACTGCTCATGCCGAAAGCGACTGCCATCTGGCTCGTCGACAACACGGCGCTGTCTTTCGACCAGATCGCACAGTTCTGCAAGCTGCATCCTCTGGAAGTCAAAGCGATCGCCGATGGTGAAGCTGCGCAGGGCATCAAGGGCCTGGATCCGATCGCAACCGGCCAGCTGTCCCGCGACGAAATAGCGCGCGCCGAGGGCAACCCGAACCACAAGCTGAAGCTTTCCGAGCCGAAGGTTCGCGTTCCGGAATCGAAGCGCCGCGGCCCGCGCTACACGCCGGTTTCCAAGCGCCAGGATCGTCCGAACGCCATTCTCTGGCTGGTTCGCAACCATCCGGAACTGAAGGACGCCCAGATCTCGCGTCTCGTTGGCACCACCAAGTCGACGATCGAACAGATCCGCGAGCGCACCCACTGGAACTCCGCAAACCTGACGCCGATGGACCCGGTAACGCTCGGCCTCTGCAGCCAGATCGACCTCGACATGGAAGTCGAAAAGGCAGCCAAGGGCCGTCCGCTGCCGACCGCAGCCGAACTGGGCGCAACGCTCGAATCCGCTCAGGAGACCGAGCGCCTGACGCCGAGCTACGAGCGTGAAGAAGAGCGCGAAATCGACGCCGATGCGGTCTTCGCAAAGCTGAAGTCGCTGAAGTCGTCTTCCAAGGATGAGGACGAAGACGATCAGTTCTGA
- the acs gene encoding acetate--CoA ligase, protein MSEKIYPVTKPVKSHALIDKAKYEKWYEESVENPDKFWGKHGKRIDWFKPYTKVKNTSFTGKVSIKWFEDGQTNVSYNCIDRHLKTHGNQTAIIFEGDNPYVDKKITYNELYEHVCRMANVLKKHGVKKGDRVTVYMPMIPEAAYAMLACSRIGAVHSVVFGGFSPEALAGRIVDCESTFVITCDEGVRGGKPVPLKENTDTAIHIAAKQHVIVDKVLVVRRTGGKTGWAPGRDLWYHQEVATVKAECPPVKMKAEDPLFILYTSGSTGKPKGVLHTTGGYLVYASMTHEYVFDYHPGDIYWCTADVGWVTGHSYIVYGPLSNCATTLMFEGVPNFPDQGRFWEIIDKHKVNIFYTAPTAIRSLMGAGDHFVTRSSRSSLRLLGTVGEPINPEAWEWYYNVVGDKRCPVIDTWWQTETGGHMITPLPGATDLKPGSATVPFFGVKPQLVDNEGKVLEGAADGNLCITDSWPGQMRTVYGDHERFIQTYFSTYKGKYFTGDGCRRDEDGYYWITGRVDDVLNVSGHRLGTAEVESALVSHNLVSEAAVVGYPHAIKGQGIYCYVTLMAGNEGSDELRQQLIKHVRTEIGPIASPDKIQFAPGLPKTRSGKIMRRILRKIAEDDFGSLGDTSTLADPAVVDDLIANRQNKASA, encoded by the coding sequence ATGTCGGAGAAGATCTATCCGGTTACCAAACCGGTGAAGAGCCATGCCCTGATCGACAAGGCGAAATACGAGAAGTGGTACGAGGAGAGCGTCGAGAATCCGGACAAGTTCTGGGGCAAGCACGGCAAGCGCATCGACTGGTTCAAGCCCTATACCAAGGTCAAGAACACTTCCTTCACCGGCAAGGTTTCGATTAAGTGGTTCGAAGACGGCCAGACCAACGTCTCCTATAACTGCATCGACCGTCACCTGAAGACGCATGGCAACCAGACCGCCATCATCTTCGAAGGCGACAACCCCTACGTCGACAAGAAGATCACCTATAACGAGCTCTACGAGCACGTCTGCCGGATGGCGAACGTGCTGAAGAAGCACGGCGTCAAGAAGGGCGACCGCGTCACCGTCTACATGCCGATGATCCCCGAAGCGGCTTATGCGATGCTCGCCTGTTCGCGCATCGGCGCCGTACATTCGGTGGTCTTCGGCGGCTTCTCGCCGGAAGCGCTGGCCGGCCGTATTGTCGACTGTGAATCGACCTTCGTCATCACCTGCGACGAGGGCGTGCGCGGTGGCAAGCCGGTACCGCTCAAGGAAAATACCGACACCGCGATCCATATCGCCGCCAAGCAGCATGTCATCGTCGACAAGGTGCTGGTCGTGCGCCGCACCGGCGGCAAGACCGGCTGGGCGCCGGGCCGCGATCTCTGGTACCACCAGGAAGTCGCCACCGTGAAGGCCGAATGCCCGCCGGTGAAGATGAAGGCGGAAGATCCGTTGTTCATCCTCTACACCTCGGGCTCGACCGGCAAGCCGAAGGGCGTGCTGCACACTACCGGTGGCTATCTCGTCTACGCGTCTATGACGCATGAATATGTCTTCGATTATCACCCCGGCGATATCTACTGGTGCACGGCCGATGTCGGCTGGGTCACCGGTCACTCCTATATCGTCTACGGACCGCTTTCGAACTGCGCGACGACGCTGATGTTCGAGGGCGTGCCGAACTTCCCGGATCAGGGCCGTTTCTGGGAAATCATCGACAAGCACAAGGTCAACATCTTCTACACCGCACCGACGGCGATCCGCTCGCTGATGGGCGCCGGCGATCATTTCGTCACCCGCTCGTCGCGCTCCTCGCTGCGGCTGCTCGGAACGGTCGGCGAGCCGATCAATCCGGAAGCCTGGGAATGGTATTACAACGTCGTCGGCGACAAGCGCTGCCCGGTCATCGATACCTGGTGGCAGACGGAAACCGGTGGTCACATGATCACGCCGCTGCCGGGTGCGACCGATCTGAAGCCCGGTTCGGCCACCGTGCCGTTCTTCGGCGTCAAGCCGCAGCTGGTCGACAATGAGGGCAAGGTGCTCGAAGGTGCGGCCGACGGCAATCTCTGCATCACCGACAGCTGGCCGGGCCAGATGCGCACCGTCTATGGCGACCACGAGCGCTTCATCCAGACCTACTTCTCGACGTACAAGGGCAAGTATTTCACCGGCGACGGCTGCCGCCGCGACGAGGATGGCTATTACTGGATCACCGGCCGCGTCGACGACGTGCTGAACGTTTCCGGCCATCGTCTCGGCACGGCCGAAGTGGAATCGGCGCTCGTCTCGCACAATCTCGTCTCGGAAGCCGCCGTCGTCGGCTATCCGCATGCGATCAAGGGTCAGGGCATTTATTGCTACGTGACGCTGATGGCCGGCAACGAGGGCTCTGACGAGCTGCGCCAGCAGCTGATCAAGCATGTCCGCACCGAAATCGGCCCGATCGCCTCGCCCGACAAGATCCAGTTCGCGCCGGGTCTGCCGAAGACCCGCTCCGGCAAGATCATGCGCCGCATCCTGCGCAAGATTGCCGAGGACGATTTCGGATCGCTCGGCGATACCTCGACGCTCGCCGATCCCGCCGTCGTCGACGATCTCATCGCCAATCGCCAGAACAAGGCGAGCGCCTGA
- a CDS encoding thermonuclease family protein, which produces MTAANYRNLFLYMRTIISILVAMSVFPLTVESAEQITGPVAAEIIRVIDGDTLLVEAAPWPQQRIEVYVRIRGIDAPEMKSKCPAIRQAAEQARSVLDEMAASSPHIRLTNISGDKYFGRIVADVAMQDGRNPAQEMLSAGLAAGYDGGRKPRIACASTN; this is translated from the coding sequence TTGACAGCGGCAAATTATCGGAATTTATTCCTCTACATGAGGACGATAATTTCGATTCTTGTCGCCATGTCTGTCTTTCCGCTTACAGTGGAGAGCGCCGAGCAGATTACCGGTCCGGTCGCTGCGGAGATCATTCGCGTCATAGACGGTGACACGCTTCTGGTGGAAGCGGCCCCCTGGCCGCAGCAGCGCATTGAAGTCTATGTCCGCATCCGCGGCATCGACGCACCGGAAATGAAATCGAAATGCCCCGCTATCAGGCAAGCAGCCGAACAGGCACGTTCCGTGCTGGATGAAATGGCGGCCAGTTCGCCGCACATCAGGCTGACCAATATCAGCGGCGACAAATATTTTGGCCGCATCGTCGCCGATGTCGCCATGCAAGACGGGAGGAATCCGGCTCAGGAGATGCTGAGTGCTGGCCTTGCCGCCGGATATGATGGCGGGCGCAAGCCCCGTATAGCCTGCGCCAGCACCAATTGA